The nucleotide sequence GACGGACCGGCGACCCCGGTGGGATCGGTGGCGAAGGCACCCGTGGATGGACCCCACAGGGCTCCGAACAGCAGCGCCGTGACGGCGCCGAGCAGCCGGAAGCGTCCGCCGGACGCGGAACGACTTCGATGTCCGGCCACCGTCACCTCCTCTGCCGACCGACCGTTCACTGCAGAGCTTCGATCAACTGCACAGTGTCGATCAAGTGCGCGGTGTCGATCAACTGCACGATGTCGATCAACTGCACCGTGTCGATCGTCGCATCGATGAGCCACGAGGTGAAGTGGGACGGTCCTCTGCCTTCAGTCGGCGGCGATGCCCCTGATCGCGCTGGCGGAGACCGATGCCCCGATCCGCTCGAGCAGTTCCGAACCCGGGAGTCCGTCGACCCGCAGCACCATGATCGATGCGTGCCCGGAGATCTCCTGGGAGATCTGGGCCGCGAGGATGTTCACGCCCGCATCACCCAGCAGGTGTCCGACCGTCCCCATCACGCCGGGGCGGTCCGCGTAGGCCAGCACCAGCAGGTCGCCCTCGGCGCGCAGATCGAAGTGCCGATCGTTGATCTCGATCAGCTTGGCGACCTGGTGCGGCCCGGACAACGTGCCCGAGACGGACCGGCTGGAACCGTCCGTCATCGCGGCCTGCAGGGTGATCGAGGAACGGTAGTCGCCGGTCTCCTTCGTCGAGGAGCCGGACAGGCTCAGCCCGTGTTCGGCGGCCAGCGACGGCGCGTTGACGAAGGTGACGGCCTCGTTGATGACCTGTCCGAAGATACCCCGGACGGCCGCGAGCTGCAGGATCGTCGTGTCGGAGTCGGCCAGGTCACCGCGAACCTCGACGACGACCTTGGCCGGCACCGCGCCCGCCACGGCGGTCAGGATGGTGCCGAGCCGGGAGGCCAGCGGGATCCAGGGGCGGACGTCGTCGGCAACCGGCCCGGCGGCCTGGACGTTGACCGCGTCGGGTACGAAATCGCCGCGCAGGGCGAGCTTGACCGACCTCGCGACCGCGGTGCCGGCCTTGTCCTGGGCCTCCGTGGTCGAGGCGCCGAGGTGGGGAGTCAGCACGATGTTCGGTGCAGTCAGCAGCGGGTTGTCCCCGGCCGGCGGTTCGGTCACGTAGACGTCGATGCCGGCGCCTGCCACCCGGCCCTCGGCCAGGGCGTCGGCCAGCGCCTGCTCGTCGATCAGCCCGCCGCGGGCGGCATTGATGATCAGCACGTTCGGTTTGACGGTGGCCAGTTCGGCGGCCCCGATCAGACCGAGGGTCTCCTTCGTCCTCGGAAGGTGGATGGAGATGATGTCGGCCTCGCGCAGCAAGGTCGGGAGGTCGACGAGGGTGACGCCCAGGGCCGCCGCCCTGGCCGGCTGCAGGTACGGGTCGTACGCGATGACGTTGGTGTCGAAGGCGGCGATACGGGCCGCGAACAGCTGCCCGATGCGGCCGAGACCGACGACGCCGACTGTCTTGTCGGCGATCTCGACGCCCATGAACTTGCTGCGCTTCCATTCGCCGGCGGCCATCGTCGCGTGGGCGGCCGGGATCTGCCGGGCCACCGACATCAGCAGGGCGATCGCGTGCTCGGCGGCGGTGATGATGTTCGACTGCGGCGCGTTGACCACCAGGACGCCGCGGGCGGTGGCAGCGGGCACATCGACGTTGTCGAGACCGATGCCGGCCCTGGCCACCACCTTGAGCCGCGGGGCCGCGGCCAGCGCCTCGGCATCCATGGTGGTGGCGGAGCGGATCAGGACGGCGTCGGCGTCGGCGAGCGCCGGTAGGAGCGCAGCGCGGTCGGCGCCGTCGACGTACCTGATGTCGAAGTCCGACCCGAGCACGTCCATCGCCGACCGGGCGAGCTTCTCGGCGATCAGCACAACAGGTTGGGCGGCGTTAGGCACGCTTGTTCATCTCCGTCTTGGATCACCGGCCGCGAGTCGATCCCTTGGCCGCCTACCTCCGACAGGGAACCGGCGGTCTGCCACGGTGCCGGAGGTCCTGTCAGCCCGGGTGCTTCGGTGCACTCGGCCGCTCATCGTATCGAGACCTCCACCATCGATCTGGTCCGGCATCGCCACCCGGGGTGGCGACGTTCCCCGCGACGGCAGGTTCGACACCCGGTCCGGCGAAATAGTGTGGCCGAGTTCACTCGTTCCACTGCGCGATCCGTCGCTCCGGCCCTACAGTGATCTCGACTTCTCCAGCCATCGGAAGGAACCCAGCTGTGACCACTCCACCGCCCTACGGATCCGTGCCGGGACCGCCGCAGGGCTACCCGTCCGGACCGACGCCGCAGCAGGGGTATCCGGCCGGGGCCACTCCCCCGCCGGCCTACGGGCAGCAACCCGCCTACGGCCAACCCGAGTACGCCCAGCCCGCCTACGGGCAGCAACCCGCGTACGGTCAGCAACCGGCCTACGCCCAGCCCGCCTACGGGCAGCAGCCCGGATACCCGGCGCCCGGTTATCCGCCGGCCGGTTTCGGTGGTCCCGCCCAGGCCGCCCGTCCGGGCATGGTCACCGCGGCGGCCGTCCTGGCCTTCATCTTCGGCGCGTTCGCGATCATCGGCTCGCTCATCACGGTGGCCGCCAGCAGCGTCGTCAGCTACGCCTCGTCCGTCTGCAACAGCGTCAACGTGAACGACCCCCAGTACACCGCCGACTGCCAGAACATCAACGGTTACAGCGGTTTCGCGAAGGTGCTGGCGATCGGGTTGGCCGTCGTCGCCATTCTGCTGATCTGGGGCGGTGTCCTCGCCCTGTCCGGCAAGAATTCCCAGCTGCTGGTCATCGGGTGCGCCGTCTACATCGTCGTGGAGATCATCTTCGCGATCGCCGCGTCGTTCGGCGGGACCGTCGTCGTCGGCTTCGTCGCGCCGGTGCTGATCCTGATCTTCCTGCTCAACCCGGGTTCCAGGGCCTGGTTCAGGGCGAAGGGCGGCAAGACCTTCTAGTCCCGCGCTGACGTGGCCGATCTGCAGCTCCGGCCCGCCTCCCGTGGTGCGGGCGCGGGCCGGAGGTCGGTGCCGGGGTAGGTCAGCGGGCGGCGGTACCGGAGTAGTCGTCATCGGACTTGACCCAGCTCATCAGGCCGCGCAGCTTGCGGCCGGTCTCCTCGATCGGGTGCGCCTCCTGCTCGGCGCGCAACTTCTTGAACTCGGGTGCGCCGGCGTCCTGGTCGGCGATGAACCGGGCGGCGAAGGTGCCGTCCTGGATGTCGGCCAGCACGGCCTGCATGTTCTTCGCGACGTGGTCGTCGATCACCCGGGGGCCGGAGACGTAGTCGCCGTACTCGGCCGTGTCCGAGACGGACCAGCGCTGCTTGGCGATCCCGCCCTCGTACATCAGGTCGACGATCAGCTTGAGCTCGTGCAGCACCTCGAAGTAGGCGATCTCCGGCTGGTAGCCCGCGGCAGTCAGGGTCTCGAAGCCGGTCTGGATCAGCCGGGAGGCCCCACCGCAGAGCACGGCCTGCTCACCGAACAGATCGGTTTCGGTCTCCTCGGTGAAGGTGGTATTGATGACGCCGGCGCGGGCGCCGCCGATGGCGGCAGCGTAGGACAGCGCCAGGGCCTGGGCTCCCCCCGTGTAGTCCTGCTCCACCGCGATCAGGTCCGGGACGCCCTTGCCGTTGACGAACTCGCGGCGCACCAGGTGGCCCGGACCCTTCGGGGCGATCAGGATGACGTCGACATCGGCCGGCGGCTTGATGTAGCCGAACCGGATGTTGAAGCCGTGGCCGAACGCCAGCGCCTTGCCGGCCGTCAGGTTGGGCTCGATGTCGGAGGCGTAGACGTGGCGCTGGATGTGGTCGGGCGTCAGGATCATGATGACGTCGGCCTCCGCCGCCGCCTCGGCCGGCGTGACCACGCGAAGGCCCTCGTCGGTGGCCTTGGCACGGGACCTGGAGTTCTCCAGCAGTCCGACGCGGACGTCGACGCCGGAGTCACGCAGACTCAGCGCATGGGCGTGGCCCTGCGAGCCGTAACCGATGACGGCGACCTTGCGGCCCTGGATGATGGACAGATCAGCGTCGTCGTCGTAGAAGATCTCGGCTGCCATGGGTGATCGACGTTCCTTTCGCGGGCGCCGGGCGCCCGTCTGCAATGAGTGGAGCTGATGGGGTGGATCTGGTGCGCGGCCTGCCTGCTCGGGTGTGGGAGCAGGCCCCGCAATCTCACCACCTGCCGTGACGGGTGATCGCGGCGGTGGGCAGGTCGTCAGCGGTCAGTCGGCGCGGAGGCGTTCGGTGGTGATCGACTTCGCGCCGCGACCCAGCGCCACCATGCCCGACTGGACGAGTTCGCGGACGCCGAACGGCTCGAGCATCCGGACCAACGCCTCCAGCTTGTCGCTGGTTCCGGCCGCCTCGATGGTCATGGAGTCCGGGGTCACGTCCACCACGTGCGCGCGGAACATGTCGACGATCGTGACGACCTGGGCGCGGACGGCGGAATCGGCCCGGAGTTTGATCAGCAGCAGCTCCCGGTAGACCGAGGCGTTCGGTGCGAGCTCCACGATCTTGAGCACGTTGATCAGCTTGTTGAGCTGCTTGGTCACCTGCTCCAACGGAAGATCGTCCACCTCGACGACGATCGTCATCCGGGAGACCTCGGGGTTCTCCGTCGGGCCGACCGCGAGCGAGTGGATGTTGAACTGGCGGCGTGAGAAGAGCGACGAGACCCGGGCCAGCACACCCGGTTTGTTCTCGACCAGGACCGAAAGCGTATGACGGGTCACGACTTATTCTTCGTCGAACTGTGCTGGACCGGCCGACGTCGTCGTTCGGCGACGAGGGCAACGGACGCACGGACTGGACACTGTCGCCTCATTCTTCGTCGAACAGCGGTCGGATACCCCGGGCGGCCATGATCTCGCTGTTGCCGGTCCCGGAGGCCACCATCGGCCAGACCTGCGCGTCGGCGCCGACGGTGAAGTCGACCACCACCGGACGATCGTTGATGGCCATGGCCGCCTCGATCGTCCGATCGACGTCCTCCTTGGACTCGCAGCGCAGTCCGACGCAGCCGTAGGCCTCGGCCAGCACCTTGAAGTCGGGGATCCGGTGCTTGTGGGTACCGAGATCGGTCTGGCTGTAACGCTCGCCGTAGAACAGCGTCTGCCACTGGCGGACCATGCCCAGATTGCCGTTGTTGATGATGGCGACCTTGATGGGGATGCCCTCGATGGCGCAGGTGGCCAGTTCCTGGTTGGTCATCTGGAAGCAGCCGTCACCGTCGATCGCCCAGACGACGGAGTCCGGCATGCCCATCTTGGCGCCCATGGCGGCCGGGACCGCGTAGCCCATCGTGCCAAGACCGCCGGAGTTGAGCCAGGTGTAGGGCTTCTCGTACGAGATGAACTGGGCCGCCCACATCTGGTGCTGGCCGACCCCGGCCGCGAAGATGGTGTCCGGACCGCAGATCTTGCCGAGCCGTTCGATCACGTACTGCGGCGACAGCGAGCCGTCGGTGGGCTCGTCGTAGCCGAGCGGGAAGGTTTCGCGGACCCCGTCCAGTTCGGCCCACCATGCCGTCAGGTCGGCCACCACGCCACTGGTCTGCTCGATGGCGATCGCCGAGATCAGCTCGGAGATGACCTCCTTCGCGTCCCCCACGATCGGCACGTCGACCGCGCGGTTCTTGCCGATCTCGGCCGGGTCGATGTCGGCGTGGATGATCGTCGCCTCCGGAGCGAACGACGACAGCTGTCCCGTCACGCGATCGTCGAACCGGGCGCCGAGGGCGATGATCAGATCAGCCCGCTGCATGGAGGCGACCGCGGCGACGGTGCCGTGCATGCCCGGCATGCCCAGGTGCTGGAGGTGCGAGTCGGGGAAGGCCCCGCGGGCCATCAACGTGGTGACCACCGGGATCCCGGTCAGTTCGACGAGCACCTTGAGCTGCTCGGACGCGTGTGCCTTGAGCACACCCCCACCGACGTAGAAGACCGGACGGCGGGAGGCGGCGATCAACCTGGCCGCGGCATTGATCTGACCGGCATGCGGCTTGGAGGCCGGCCGGTAGCCGGGCAGGTGCACCTCGGTCGGCCACTTGAAGACGGTCTCGGCCTGCAGGATGTCCTTCGGGATGTCGACCAGCACGGGGCCGGGCCGGCCGGTCGAGGCCAGATGGAAGGCCTGGGCGATCACCATCGGGATCTCGGCCGGGTCGGTCACCATGAAGTTGTGCTTGGTGATCGGCATCGTGATGCCGCAGATATCGGCTTCCTGGAACCCGTCGGTGCCGATCAGCGACCGGCCGACCTGCCCGGTGATCGCGACCAGCGGCACCGAATCCATGTGGGCATCGGCGATCGGGGTGACCAGATTGGTGGCCCCCGGACCGGACGTGGCCATGCAGACGCCCACCCGGCCGGACGCCTGGGCGTAGCCGGTGGCGGCGTGCCCGGCCCCCTGCTCGTGACGGACCAGGATGTGGCGCACCTTCACCGAGTCGAAGAGCGGATCGTAGATGGGCAGCACCGCCCCGCCGGGGATGCCGAAGACGATCTCGACGCCGGCCTCCTCGAGGGAACGCACGACCGACTTCGCGCCGGTCACGTACTCGACGTCGGGATCACGGGACACGGCGGTCCCGGCCGGCTGGGTCCCGTTCGGCTGGGCCGCGGCCGGCTGGGTGGCGGCCAGCGCCCGTGCGGCAGCGTTGCCCCCCGGATGCGCGTTCGCGCCCGGGTGGGCGTTCGTCCCCGGGTGGGCGTGTGCGGCGGAGGGACGACCTGCCGGAGGAGCGGTCGGTGTCTGGGTCATGGCAGAAGGACCTTCTGACGTTCGCCGGTGCTGGTGGTGCGGCCGGCTGGGGTGGTTGATCGGGAGGCAACAGGCTTCCGGACGTGAGGTGCGTGGTCACGCCGCAGAGGGAGACGTCCAGGGTGGAGACGCCCCCGTGCAATGGGGATGCGGGAAAACGGTTCGACCGACGGGGTTGTCGACCGAGGTGGGTGCCGGCGAAGAACTGTTCTGCTCTCTCGCATCTGTCACCATCCACCTGTCGGTTCCGCTGGGTAGCCCGGGTGTGGGCAATAAAAAACCCCTCGTCACCGGCATGCGGGGACCAAGGGGTTGCGCGTCTGTTCCGGTCTGGGCCTGGTGT is from Nakamurella sp. PAMC28650 and encodes:
- the serA gene encoding phosphoglycerate dehydrogenase, whose protein sequence is MPNAAQPVVLIAEKLARSAMDVLGSDFDIRYVDGADRAALLPALADADAVLIRSATTMDAEALAAAPRLKVVARAGIGLDNVDVPAATARGVLVVNAPQSNIITAAEHAIALLMSVARQIPAAHATMAAGEWKRSKFMGVEIADKTVGVVGLGRIGQLFAARIAAFDTNVIAYDPYLQPARAAALGVTLVDLPTLLREADIISIHLPRTKETLGLIGAAELATVKPNVLIINAARGGLIDEQALADALAEGRVAGAGIDVYVTEPPAGDNPLLTAPNIVLTPHLGASTTEAQDKAGTAVARSVKLALRGDFVPDAVNVQAAGPVADDVRPWIPLASRLGTILTAVAGAVPAKVVVEVRGDLADSDTTILQLAAVRGIFGQVINEAVTFVNAPSLAAEHGLSLSGSSTKETGDYRSSITLQAAMTDGSSRSVSGTLSGPHQVAKLIEINDRHFDLRAEGDLLVLAYADRPGVMGTVGHLLGDAGVNILAAQISQEISGHASIMVLRVDGLPGSELLERIGASVSASAIRGIAAD
- the ilvC gene encoding ketol-acid reductoisomerase, yielding MAAEIFYDDDADLSIIQGRKVAVIGYGSQGHAHALSLRDSGVDVRVGLLENSRSRAKATDEGLRVVTPAEAAAEADVIMILTPDHIQRHVYASDIEPNLTAGKALAFGHGFNIRFGYIKPPADVDVILIAPKGPGHLVRREFVNGKGVPDLIAVEQDYTGGAQALALSYAAAIGGARAGVINTTFTEETETDLFGEQAVLCGGASRLIQTGFETLTAAGYQPEIAYFEVLHELKLIVDLMYEGGIAKQRWSVSDTAEYGDYVSGPRVIDDHVAKNMQAVLADIQDGTFAARFIADQDAGAPEFKKLRAEQEAHPIEETGRKLRGLMSWVKSDDDYSGTAAR
- the ilvN gene encoding acetolactate synthase small subunit, giving the protein MTRHTLSVLVENKPGVLARVSSLFSRRQFNIHSLAVGPTENPEVSRMTIVVEVDDLPLEQVTKQLNKLINVLKIVELAPNASVYRELLLIKLRADSAVRAQVVTIVDMFRAHVVDVTPDSMTIEAAGTSDKLEALVRMLEPFGVRELVQSGMVALGRGAKSITTERLRAD
- a CDS encoding acetolactate synthase large subunit, producing MTGAKSVVRSLEEAGVEIVFGIPGGAVLPIYDPLFDSVKVRHILVRHEQGAGHAATGYAQASGRVGVCMATSGPGATNLVTPIADAHMDSVPLVAITGQVGRSLIGTDGFQEADICGITMPITKHNFMVTDPAEIPMVIAQAFHLASTGRPGPVLVDIPKDILQAETVFKWPTEVHLPGYRPASKPHAGQINAAARLIAASRRPVFYVGGGVLKAHASEQLKVLVELTGIPVVTTLMARGAFPDSHLQHLGMPGMHGTVAAVASMQRADLIIALGARFDDRVTGQLSSFAPEATIIHADIDPAEIGKNRAVDVPIVGDAKEVISELISAIAIEQTSGVVADLTAWWAELDGVRETFPLGYDEPTDGSLSPQYVIERLGKICGPDTIFAAGVGQHQMWAAQFISYEKPYTWLNSGGLGTMGYAVPAAMGAKMGMPDSVVWAIDGDGCFQMTNQELATCAIEGIPIKVAIINNGNLGMVRQWQTLFYGERYSQTDLGTHKHRIPDFKVLAEAYGCVGLRCESKEDVDRTIEAAMAINDRPVVVDFTVGADAQVWPMVASGTGNSEIMAARGIRPLFDEE